The DNA segment TGTCCCGTGACAACGATGACCATGGTCGAAGGGTGTTGGGCACGGGTGTGCTCCAACATTTGAATACCATCCATGCCGGGAAGCATCAGGTCGGTGATGACGAGGTCGTATTCCCGTTTTTCCAATTGTCGCAGGCCCTCTTCGGCAGAGACCAGTGCGGTGACTGTATGTCCCGCATTGGTCAGGACATGAGTCAGGTTTTCGCGTGCGATCTGTTCGTCTTCGACGACCAGAATGGATGCAGCTGTCATGCTGAAACCTCCTGTGAAAGCGGGAGTCTGATATAAAAGGTGGTTCCTTCGCCCGGAGTGCTCTCGGCGCGGATGGTTCCCCTGTGTTTTTCAATGATGCCATAGACGATGTAGAGGCCGAGTCCGGTTCCCTGTCCTACTTCCTTGGTCGAGAAGAATGGGTCGAAGATGCGTTGCAGTGTGTCTGCCGACATGCCTTCACCCGTGTCGGATATGGAAATGACCTCGAATCCGTCTTCCTGCCCCATCCGTATATCAATGGAGCCTTCCTCGAGGCCAATGGCCTGGATGGCGTTGATGATCAGGTTGATGAACGCCTCCTGAAGCCGTTGTCGGTCCAGTGGCAGCGTGAGGTCTTCGGGCACACTTATGTTGAGCGCTATGCGTGGTCCGAGTTGGCTGGAGACAAGACGGGCTGCGCTCTCCAGGATCGATTTGAGTTGACAGGGGGCGGGGGAAAAGTCCTTGTGACGGGAGAATTCGAGTAACCCTTTGACTATGTCTCTGGCCCGGAGTGTTTCCTGATTGATATTTTGCATCATCTTGTCGGCGAATTCACTCTGTCCCGCAGTTTCTTCAGCCAGAATCTGTGCCGAAGTCGAAATATTATTGAGCGGGTTGTTCAACTGGTGTGCTATCCCCGAAGCAAGGGTTCCGATGGAAGAGAGTTTTTGGGCCTGAACCAGTTGCAGCTGCCGTTTCTTGAGTTCTTCAACCATGGAATTCAGCGCGACGAAGACCTGTTGGATTTCATCATCGGTGTTTTTCACTTCAAGGGGAACAAAAGTCCCCTGAGCTATCTTGCGTGTCGCTTCCTGTACTTCTCGCAAGGGGCGCAGGATGCTTTTTATGATGAAGACGACAATCGCGCAGACCACCAGGGCAACTATCGCCATGGAAGTGATCAGGGTCATACGAAGCTTTTCATTGATGACAAGAATGCTTTCGCGTTCAAATTCAGCAATGGCACGAGAGTGTTCCACAAGGCTCTGCCCGGTTTCCCGGAGGTTCTGGGCCTTGGGCGAGTCTCCTGTCTTATTGGGTGACGCCGCATTGAACTGGGCAAGCAGGTCGCCATATCGCTGCAATCCTTGCTTGAGGGCGGCTCCATGCTCTCCGCTTCTAGGCTTGGCAAGTTCGACGGACAGGACTTCAAGGGCTGCTGTTGCTTGTTCCAGGTACTTTGGGCCGATGGAAAAAAGAGCCGTGTTCTGGTAGAGGAAAAAGTTTTTTTCTTCACGGCGAATTTCCAGAATCAGGTTGCGGAGGTCGTCCGCGCGTTCGACCAGTAGAACTTCCTGCTGCAGTTGATTGATATTGGAAAGGGACAGCAAGGCTATTCCCCCAAAAGCGAGAGAAAAAATTGCAATTCCAAATATGATGGTTTGTCTGAGATTCGGTTTGACCATGGGCGACCTCTCCCCTTTGATTTCGGGAAGGCACGAACCTATGCTTCACAGAGAAAAAAGGCAAGGAAGTGGATTATCATCGCTCCTGTCTCGTCCCGTTCTTCTCATGGTCAGGTGTGAAGATTGGAGAGAGTGTCCGCTCAATGAGGCCCATGGCTGGATACGGTCACCTGCTTCGATAGGAGAGCATGGGGTGTTGTGACCGTATCCAGTTCATGAGGGGGAGCCGGGATGAACCCCTCAATGGGGCGGGTCACCCTTCGGTGAACGCGGGAGTCTGGTCGGCAAACCTGTTGTCACTGCGATGTGTCTTCGCATTGCCGGATTTGCCTTCAAACCATCCTATGCGCCTTGCGGGCCATACGTCGAAGTCGGGAACGTATGGCTTGATATCGATGACCGGGGTTTCATCCAGCACGTCGACATTCTCTACCAGCAGCGCTCCGTTGCGAACTTCCAGTAATGTCATGACAGACAGCCCTAACGGGTTTGGCCGCTTGGGTGAACGGGTCGCAAAGATACCGTGTGTGTCAGTGTCAAGAAATGGTGTGACTGTCAGGTCGTACCCGGAAACCCTGTGCAGGTGGTAGAGAACGATGATGTGTGAAAAATCTTCAAGATCGACAAGGCCTTCCCGAAATTTTTTATGGATGGCAATGGAGCCGAACATGCCGTGCGCTCCAGAAGGCTGAATAGGCATGTCACTGAGGTCTGTGTGCATTGTTCTGAAATGTCCGATCGGAGTATATGCAATAGTCATATTATCTCTCTGTGTATAAGGATTGCTTTGTTTTTTAAAAGCAGGAATCGTGCCCCAATAAAAAAATCTTTAAATACAGGTCTTTGGGTTTGTAGAGAACTGTCTGATAATACAAAGATGTAGTGTGTAGCTTGTTGTAGGTTACACTATTGTATCTTCAAAGCAAGAGTGAAGCATAAGATCACTAATCGGTTTCTTTTCGTGATAAACTATAGTAAAAATGTATGTGAAATTTAAAATAGTGCATTGGTTCTGTTTCATACTCGTTCAGTCTAGATAGCGTTGTCACGCTTTCTGGTGTATTCGTGACAATAAATATAGACTTTACAACATTTTTTTTGTGTGCATA comes from the Pseudodesulfovibrio piezophilus C1TLV30 genome and includes:
- a CDS encoding sensor histidine kinase, producing the protein MVKPNLRQTIIFGIAIFSLAFGGIALLSLSNINQLQQEVLLVERADDLRNLILEIRREEKNFFLYQNTALFSIGPKYLEQATAALEVLSVELAKPRSGEHGAALKQGLQRYGDLLAQFNAASPNKTGDSPKAQNLRETGQSLVEHSRAIAEFERESILVINEKLRMTLITSMAIVALVVCAIVVFIIKSILRPLREVQEATRKIAQGTFVPLEVKNTDDEIQQVFVALNSMVEELKKRQLQLVQAQKLSSIGTLASGIAHQLNNPLNNISTSAQILAEETAGQSEFADKMMQNINQETLRARDIVKGLLEFSRHKDFSPAPCQLKSILESAARLVSSQLGPRIALNISVPEDLTLPLDRQRLQEAFINLIINAIQAIGLEEGSIDIRMGQEDGFEVISISDTGEGMSADTLQRIFDPFFSTKEVGQGTGLGLYIVYGIIEKHRGTIRAESTPGEGTTFYIRLPLSQEVSA
- the tsaA gene encoding tRNA (N6-threonylcarbamoyladenosine(37)-N6)-methyltransferase TrmO is translated as MTIAYTPIGHFRTMHTDLSDMPIQPSGAHGMFGSIAIHKKFREGLVDLEDFSHIIVLYHLHRVSGYDLTVTPFLDTDTHGIFATRSPKRPNPLGLSVMTLLEVRNGALLVENVDVLDETPVIDIKPYVPDFDVWPARRIGWFEGKSGNAKTHRSDNRFADQTPAFTEG